One window from the genome of Kluyveromyces marxianus DMKU3-1042 DNA, complete genome, chromosome 3 encodes:
- the Plekha8 gene encoding GLTP domain-containing protein: MSTFFDDMKRSFEAVPLDSDKKISTPEFLEASESLVKLFDVIGNPAFGMVQNDLTGNIEKVRKRYLAKPDESAKLQDLVTNERAEGQKTASEGLLWLNRGLQFTAQAMTETIENPSMELPESFTNAYKKTLSKHHNMLLKPVFKFAMKACPYRKDFFEKLGADQDKVNKQLEAWVAALSNIVAILLEFLATTCKDL, from the coding sequence ATGTCTACTTTTTTTGATGACATGAAGAGGTCTTTCGAGGCAGTGCCCTTAGATTCTGATAAGAAGATTTCTACACCAGAATTTTTAGAAGCCTCTGAATCCTTGGTTAAATTATTTGACGTCATAGGGAACCCTGCATTTGGTATGGTTCAGAATGATTTGACTGGTAATATCGAGAAGGTTCGTAAGAGATATTTGGCGAAACCGGATGAATCTGCAAAATTACAAGATTTGGTTACCAATGAAAGAGCAGAAGGACAAAAAACAGCCAGCGAAGGTTTGCTATGGTTAAACAGAGGGCTACAATTTACGGCACAAGCTATGACTGAAACAATCGAGAACCCATCTATGGAATTGCCTGAATCATTCACCAATGCTTACAAGAAGACATTAAGCAAACACCACAACATGCTTCTTAAGCCAGTTTTCAAGTTCGCTATGAAGGCTTGTCCGTACAGAAAggacttctttgaaaagctCGGTGCTGACCAAGACAAGGTTAACAAGCAATTGGAGGCTTGGGTTGCTGCCCTCAGTAATATTGTTGCTATTCTATTAGAATTCTTAGCTACAACATGCAAAGATCTATAA
- the ECM33 gene encoding Ecm33p, translated as MQYKNGITAAAILAASVQAANSTSSVPSSCSIKSGATASAQADLDKYAGCSTIVGDLVLTGDMASAALAGVQEIDGSLTVKNATSLTQFSADSLQKISDTLTLQELTVLDTASFGSLAEVDTIQFITLPAVSSIITKLTSAKQIIITDTALESIAGFEELDEVEVFNVNNNKGLATIKSKLKHVTNALEVTFNGQSADISFDDLEWANNITLRDVSSASFASLSSVNESLGFINNSISSIDLSTLQKIGGSLSIVSNDELTSLNFDNLTSVGGGFVIANNSKLAKIDTFGDLTTIGGAMVVTGKFGDLGFNSLKSVKGGAEVESTSSNFSCDALNKLQKKGGIQGDSFVCKDGATSTSVKLTATSKSDDDSTSTADSSSGSASATSTSKTSKSKGAAAANFNAPGSSLMGAVAAVAYALL; from the exons ATGCAATACAAAAACGGTattactgctgctgctattCTAGCAGCATCTGTCCAAGCTG CTAACTCTACTTCCAGTGTTCCATCCTCTTGTTCCATCAAGTCTGGTGCCACTGCCAGTGCCCAAGCTGACTTGGACAAGTACGCCGGCTGTTCTACTATCGTTGGTGACTTGGTCTTGACTGGTGACATGGCATCTGCTGCTTTGGCAGGTGTCCAAGAAATCGACGGTTCTTTGACTGTTAAGAACGCTACATCTTTGACTCAGTTCTCTGCTGACTCTTTGCAAAAGATTTCTGACACTTTGACTCTACAAGAATTGACTGTTTTGGACACTGCTTCCTTCGGTTCTTTGGCTGAAGTTGACACCATCCAATTCATCACCTTGCCAGCTGTCTCTTCTATCATCACCAAGTTGACCTCTGCTAAgcaaatcatcatcacagACACTGCTTTGGAATCCATCGCCGGtttcgaagaattggatgaagttgaagttttcaacgttaacaacaacaagggTTTGGCTACCATCAAGTCCAAGTTGAAGCACGTCACCAACGCTTTGGAAGTTACTTTCAACGGTCAATCCGCTGACATCTCCTTCGATGACTTGGAATGGGCTAACAACATCACTTTGAGAGATGTTTCCAGCGCTTCTTTCGCATCTTTGAGCAGTGTTAACGAATCTTTGggtttcatcaacaactcCATTTCTTCCATTGATTTGTCCACCTTGCAAAAGATTGGTGGTTCTTTGTCCATCGTCTCCAACGATGAATTGACCAGCTTGAACTTCGACAACTTGACCTctgttggtggtggtttCGTTATCGCTAACAACTCCAAGTTGGCTAAGATTGACACTTTCGGTGACTTGACCACCATTGGTGGTGCTATGGTCGTCACTGGTAAGTTCGGTGACTTGGGCTTCAACAGTTTGAAATCCGTTAAGGGTGGTGCTGAAGTCGAATCTACCTCCAGTAACTTCTCTTGTGATGCTTTAAACAAGTTGCAAAAGAAGGGTGGTATCCAAGGTGATTCTTTCGTCTGTAAGGATGGTGCTACTTCCACTTCCGTTAAGCTAACTGCTACCAGCAAGTCTGACGATGACAGCACTTCTACTGCTGACTCTTCTAGCGGTTCTGCCTCTGCTACCTCTACTTCTAAGACTTCCAAGTCTAAGGGTGCCGCTGCCGCCAACTTCAACGCTCCAGGTTCCTCTTTGATGGGTGccgttgctgctgttgcttaCGCCTTGTTATAA
- the RPG1 gene encoding translation initiation factor eIF3 core subunit a, protein MAPPALRPENAIRRADELVSVGEPMAGLQSLFDLLSSRRSRFADAATLEPIIFKFLELGVELRKGKMIKEGLYQYKKHMQHTTEGLHSVGAVARKFIDLIEKKMTTVQAQADAKDQANEADDDLEGGVTPENLLVSVYEQEQTVGGFNNDDVSAWLRFTWESYRTTLDFLRNNSQLEITYAGVVNRTMQFCYKYNRKNEFKRLAEMLRQHLDAANYQQQRYGHHTVDLSDADTLQRYSDQRFQQVNVSVKLELWHEAFRSIEDVHHLMRIAKRPPKPSVLANYYENLAKIFFVSGNYLLHAAAWEKFYNLYLKNPNATDEDFKFYASQFLLSALAIQLDDLPIAGFDPQIRLCDLLDLESKPKRKDLIAAATDSKILEKADPEILKFFDILETNFNVRTVKDQLSELLPKLQDKPYFAQYVTPLRNLFIRRSIIEVAKEQTSIHLVELHELLSLPAPFELSVFELEKYLIQAAMDDYVSITIDHETDTVTFAQDPFDAWQASLVETASDETKENDSEEETQEGSEESSEEEQVEQVFTRNSEVRSKLTDLSKILKANEEYEKGSYYLRVKLVREELVRQKEEVIKREKEAAEIRAKNNAERKKRNEEEKKLAAKRAMEERHRRMIEEKAAVESSMEKEAERRAQEMMEREREAIHEQEMKKLIEETNANGVIYIDPKEAKNMTSEKINQMVIEQVAKNKKDMTERMTFAFKRLDHLERAYRQMELPLLEKDAQQQKDRDMENYEAFKKKLIESAKADFEKKLELHNRLNKIYGSFKEYRTAVSKAKKEQIEQEKELKKSQLEEAKKQRIEQVRKERYEAKVAEIKAAIEAEEQRKEALAKEAELEKRRAERDRINRERDEIARKQREIEELLEKKNSASRASASPIPARASPSPAASTSTPPPSNKPMSMAEKLRLKRMQKEAGRG, encoded by the coding sequence ATGGCACCACCAGCTTTGCGTCCAGAAAATGCTATCAGAAGGGCAGACGAATTAGTGTCTGTCGGCGAGCCTATGGCTGGTTTACAATCTCTTTTTGATCTATTGTCATCTAGAAGATCCCGTTTCGCCGATGCAGCAACCTTAGAGCCTATtatcttcaagtttttggaGCTAGGTGTTGAACTTAGAAAGGGTAAGATGATCAAAGAAGGTTTGTACCAGTACAAGAAACACATGCAACATACTACAGAGGGTTTGCACTCTGTTGGTGCTGTTGCCCGTAAGTTCATCGATTTAattgagaagaaaatgacCACCGTGCAAGCTCAAGCGGATGCTAAGGATCAAGCCAATGAGgctgatgatgatttggaaGGTGGTGTTACCCCAGAGAATCTTTTGGTTTCTGTCTacgaacaagaacaaactGTTGGTGGTTTCAACAACGACGATGTTTCTGCTTGGTTGAGATTCACCTGGGAGTCTTACCGTACTACATTGGACTTCTTGAGAAATAACTCTCAATTGGAAATCACTTATGCTGGTGTCGTGAACAGAACTATGCAGTTCTGTTACAAGTACAACCGTAAGAACGAATTTAAACGTTTGGCAGAGATGTTGCGTCAACATTTGGATGCTGCTAACTACCAACAGCAAAGATATGGTCACCACACTGTTGACTTGTCTGATGCTGACACTTTACAACGTTACTCTGACCAACGTTTCCAACAAGTTAACGTTTCTGTTAAGCTAGAGTTATGGCACGAAGCCTTCAGATCCATTGAAGATGTCCATCATTTGATGCGTATTGCCAAGCGTCCACCTAAACCATCTGTCTTGGCAAATTACTATGAAAACTTGGCCAAGATCTTTTTCGTTTCAGGTAACTACTTGTTGCATGCTGCTGCATGGGAGAAATTCTACAACTTGTATCTAAAAAATCCAAATGCTACAGACGAAGACTTCAAGTTCTACGCTTCTCAGTTTTTGTTATCAGCTTTAGCCATTCAATTAGATGATTTACCAATTGCAGGTTTCGATCCTCAAATTCGTTTGTGTGACTTGCTCGATTTGGAAAGCAAACCAAAGAGAAAGGACTTGATTGCAGCAGCTACTGACTCTaagattttggaaaagGCTGACCCTGAAATCTTGAAGTTCTTTGACATCTTGGAAACTAACTTCAACGTGAGAACTGTAAAAGATCAGTTGTCTGAGTTATTGCCAAAGTTGCAAGACAAGCCATACTTCGCCCAATACGTTACTCCATTGAGAAACTTGTTCATCAGAAGATCCATTATCGAAGTTGCTAAGGAACAGACTTCCATCCACTTGGTCGAATTGCACGAATTGCTCTCTCTCCCAGCTCCATTCGAACTTTCTGTTTTCGAGCTAGAAAAGTACTTGATCCAAGCTGCTATGGATGATTACGTCAGTATCACCATCGATCACGAAACTGATACAGTCACTTTTGCTCAAGATCCATTTGATGCTTGGCAAGCATCTCTTGTCGAGACTGCATCCGATGAGACTAAAGAAAAtgattctgaagaagaaacccAAGAAGGTTCTGAAGAATCAtcggaagaagaacaagtcGAACAAGTATTCACTCGTAATTCAGAGGTTCGTTCGAAGTTGACTGATTTGtccaagattttgaaggCAAACGAGGAATACGAAAAGGGTTCTTACTACCTAAGAGTTAAACTAGTTCGTGAAGAATTGGTCAGACAAAAGGAGGAAGTTATCAAGCGTGAAAAGGAAGCTGCTGAAATTAGAGCCAAGAACAATGCTGAACGTAAGAAGagaaacgaagaagaaaagaagcttGCTGCTAAGAGAGCCATGGAAGAAAGACACAGACGTATGATCGAAGAAAAGGCTGCCGTTGAATCATCAATGGAGAAGGAAGCTGAACGTCGTGCCCAAGAAATGATGGAACGTGAGAGAGAAGCTATTcatgaacaagaaatgaagaagcttATCGAGGAAACCAATGCTAACGGCGTCATTTACATCGATCCTAAGGAAGCTAAGAATATGACTAGTGAAAAGATCAATCAAATGGTTATCGAACAAGTTgccaaaaacaagaaggacaTGACTGAACGTATGACCTTTGCATTCAAGAGATTAGACCATTTGGAAAGAGCTTACAGACAAATGGAGTTGCCTCTATTGGAAAAGGAtgctcaacaacaaaaggaCAGAGATATGGAAAATTACGAGgctttcaagaagaagttaatCGAATCTGCTAAGGctgactttgaaaagaagctgGAGTTACACAACCGTTTGAACAAGATCTATGGATCTTTCAAGGAATACAGAACCGCTGTATCAAAGGCCAAGAAGGAACAAATCGAGCAAGAGAAggagttgaagaaatcccaattggaagaagcaaagaaacaaagaatcgAGCAAGTTCGTAAAGAGCGTTATGAAGCTAAGGTTGCAGAAATTAAAGCTGCTATTGAAGCCGAagagcaaagaaaagaagccCTTGCTAAGGAAGCCGAACTGGAAAAAAGACGTGCTGAGCGTGACAGAATTAACAGAGAAAGAGACGAAATTGCTCGCAAGCAAAGAGAAATCGAAGAGCTTCtcgaaaagaagaatagcGCATCAAGAGCTAGCGCATCTCCAATCCCAGCTAGGGCAAGTCCATCTCCTGCTGCTTCAACCTCTACTCCACCACCATCCAACAAGCCAATGTCTATGGCCGAGAAGTTGAGATTGAAGAGAATGCAGAAGGAAGCTGGTAGAGGTTAG